The DNA window TTTGGGTCGGTGGCTCCAATACTGCGAAGTGACGACAGTGGTCCTAAAGTGGGCTATCTTTTGATCGGACGGTATTTGGACCGCAACAAACGCGCCGATTTGGCCAATCGCATGCAGTTGGACATGTCATTCCACTGGCGCGGGCCGAATGGGTTTCCGGAACAGAGCCGACCGATTGTCACCCAAATTATGGAGACGTCCAAAGGGTCGATGTTCGACACGGACAACCCATTGAAATTCTTGGAGTACGCGGATGAAAAGATGCTGCAAGGGCGTGTGCTGTTTGCAGATCCGGATGGACGGCCCATCATGTTGGCTACTGCGTCGATCCCCCGAACGATTTATCAGGCGGGTAAGCAAAGTCTGAATGTTCTGGTAATGGCATTGGCTGCCGCAGGGGCGTTGCTGATCGTGACGGTCCTTGTCCTGCTTGATCGGACTGTTCTGCGCCGATTGGCGGTGTTGGGTCGGGATGTCTCCAGGATCGGAGATGCGCAGGATTTCGGTTTACGTGTTGCCTCGACGGGTTCTGATGAATTCTCGCGTGTTGGGCAATCTGTGAATTGGATGTTGGAGCAATTGGAAGCCAGCAATCGAAAATTGGAAGAGGAACATGAGCGCGCTGAAGGCCTGTTGTTGAACATCCTGCCGGAACCTATCGCCGCACGGTTGAAAACCAACCCAAAATCCATTGCTCAAAGCTATGATGAGGTCTCGATCCTGTTTGCGGATATCGTCGGTTTCACGGAACTGTCGGCAGGCATGCCTGCGGCGGACTTGGTTGATATCCTCAATGGGTTGTTCAGCCGGTTCGATGATCTGGCGTTGCAGATGGGTTTGGAAAAGATCAAGACCATCGGCGACGCGTATATGGTTGTTTCCGGACTGCCAGAGCCGGACGCGCACCACGCTGACAAGCTGGCGGATATGGCGTTGAAAATGATGGAAATCACTCGGACCTTTTCTCGGGAACGGGGGTTGGACCTGTCGCTCAGGGTGGGGATCAACAGTGGCGTTGTCGTTGCCGGTGTCATCGGAAAGAACAAGTTCATCTATGATCTGTGGGGGGACGCCGTGAACTTGGCCAGCAGGATGGAGTCTTCGGCGGAAACTGGGGCGATTCAGATGACCAAGGCGACACGAGATCGATTGTCCTACCGCTTTGACGTCGTCGAACGCGGGGAGGTGGATATCAAGGGGCGCGGATTGATGAAAACCTACGTGCTAGCAGGTATGATCGATTTGGGTGGGATAGAGCACTAGGGTTCTGACCCTAGCGCCAGAACGCCAACCACTCGAGGAATTCATAGAACTTCTTGCCCAGGAAATAGACGTGCTCGGTTCCGAAAAGGGTCATGTCGAGCATCAACCCTCCGAGAATGAACACCCCAAGCCAAATGGCGATCTGATTGGTCATGTCATCCCCGGACAATAAAAAACGCCCGCCCAGATAACCTGAGCGGACGTTTTATTTCAAGAGGTTCAGCTGTTTAGCTCAGCTTGCCCATAGCAACAGCCACATCGGTCATACGCACCGAGAAGCCCCATTCGTTGTCGTACCAGGCCAATACACGGACCAGGCGGTCGCCGACGATGCGGGTCTGATCGGGGGCAAAGATCGAGCTTTCGGGCGAGTGGTTGAAGTCGGTCGAGACCAGCGGTGCGGGCTCATAACCCAGGACACCCTTCATGGCACCCTCGGCGGCGGCGCGGGCCGCTTCGTTCACCTCTTCGACGGTCACATCGCGCGCCGCGCGGAACGTCAGGTCCACGGCTGAAACGTTGGGTGTCGGCACTCGGATCGCAGAGCCATCAAGACGACCCTT is part of the Falsiruegeria litorea R37 genome and encodes:
- a CDS encoding adenylate/guanylate cyclase domain-containing protein encodes the protein MSIRVRTLILVGSVLIASTIILYQVVAHIQMASYRELESVSAERDLERVKSIILSDLDDLGFITSDYGSWDQTYDFVSGLRPDYPEENFSLLTLTDLQWNFVVIVNRTGAVEFSEGVNLSNGRRLVVPDELFTYLNPGGRLLAGQEDAEDVNGFLQVNDRMVFGSVAPILRSDDSGPKVGYLLIGRYLDRNKRADLANRMQLDMSFHWRGPNGFPEQSRPIVTQIMETSKGSMFDTDNPLKFLEYADEKMLQGRVLFADPDGRPIMLATASIPRTIYQAGKQSLNVLVMALAAAGALLIVTVLVLLDRTVLRRLAVLGRDVSRIGDAQDFGLRVASTGSDEFSRVGQSVNWMLEQLEASNRKLEEEHERAEGLLLNILPEPIAARLKTNPKSIAQSYDEVSILFADIVGFTELSAGMPAADLVDILNGLFSRFDDLALQMGLEKIKTIGDAYMVVSGLPEPDAHHADKLADMALKMMEITRTFSRERGLDLSLRVGINSGVVVAGVIGKNKFIYDLWGDAVNLASRMESSAETGAIQMTKATRDRLSYRFDVVERGEVDIKGRGLMKTYVLAGMIDLGGIEH